One Bdellovibrio bacteriovorus str. Tiberius DNA segment encodes these proteins:
- a CDS encoding tetratricopeptide repeat protein, which yields MFFLFLILPSLGAAQTETSADLFKQGAQFYVAKDYAKAKESFSKALQNDPHNATVLTNLALSEFQLGNKPLAVGLLRKALDSEPELSTAVAGLKFVLSQMQVKEVPHQIETYETLRKNLLQPVPLTAYLILSTLLFFVAGWLLLGYAGARRRALNEETALPRFPTVAVILTVGFVIFTGLLGLKIYDHSVTRGTIIEEKVALQTAPGENQVSILDLFGGMEVVAHTTQGDWVQVTYPGSLTGWIKKSSLLLTR from the coding sequence GTGTTCTTTCTTTTTCTGATTTTGCCCTCTCTAGGCGCGGCGCAAACAGAGACCTCTGCAGATCTTTTTAAGCAGGGAGCTCAGTTTTATGTCGCGAAGGACTATGCAAAAGCGAAAGAAAGCTTCTCTAAAGCCCTGCAGAACGATCCGCACAACGCGACGGTTCTTACCAACCTTGCATTGAGTGAATTTCAGCTTGGGAACAAGCCCCTGGCAGTTGGCCTTCTGCGCAAAGCTTTGGATTCAGAACCGGAACTTTCCACTGCGGTGGCTGGACTAAAGTTTGTGTTGTCACAGATGCAGGTAAAGGAAGTTCCGCACCAGATTGAAACCTATGAAACCCTTCGAAAGAATCTGCTGCAGCCGGTTCCACTGACGGCGTATCTCATTCTTTCCACTCTGCTTTTCTTTGTCGCGGGATGGTTGCTTTTGGGTTATGCCGGCGCTAGACGCCGCGCCCTGAATGAAGAAACCGCACTGCCAAGATTCCCGACCGTGGCCGTCATTTTGACCGTGGGCTTTGTTATATTTACAGGGCTTCTGGGGTTGAAAATCTATGACCATTCGGTGACTCGCGGAACCATCATCGAAGAGAAAGTCGCATTGCAAACCGCCCCAGGCGAAAACCAGGTCTCCATCCTCGATTTATTCGGCGGAATGGAGGTTGTGGCCCACACCACCCAAGGTGACTGGGTGCAGGTGACTTACCCCGGTTCTCTTACCGGCTGGATTAAAAAATCCTCCCTGCTTTTGACGCGTTGA
- the cpaB gene encoding Flp pilus assembly protein CpaB, which produces MGSNETRNLWLSIAAGVFATFLLYSYSQEKKAEYDKRFGSTKRVVVAKEDIAEMQTIYDTMVETKELPADFIQPDAITIPDEIIGNVAAVPIRKGQMVVKNNLLTPGPDTGISLQVAPSKRAVTIPVDEVRGVAKLIRPGDRIDIYAAVDSGKGVNQRREVFTMMNDVVVLATGVSVVNNIPRMFELDSTGKNLTQIALTGDTKYTTITVEATPKEAQDLFYILSTAPGNLFMALRNPSDRTIPPRMPSSTSDSVLGKPMVSMDAPAAPAIAMPPRPYVPPVQQQRAAPPPAQRPRANGFQTL; this is translated from the coding sequence ATGGGATCAAACGAAACTAGAAATTTATGGCTTTCGATTGCTGCAGGTGTCTTTGCGACGTTCCTGCTGTACAGCTATTCCCAGGAAAAGAAGGCCGAGTACGACAAACGTTTCGGTTCCACTAAGCGTGTGGTTGTTGCCAAGGAAGACATCGCTGAAATGCAAACCATCTACGACACGATGGTTGAAACCAAAGAGCTTCCGGCGGATTTCATTCAGCCTGACGCCATCACAATTCCTGACGAGATTATCGGCAACGTGGCCGCTGTGCCTATCAGAAAAGGCCAGATGGTCGTGAAGAATAATCTTCTGACTCCGGGCCCGGACACAGGGATTTCCCTGCAGGTCGCACCAAGCAAGCGTGCTGTGACTATTCCAGTGGATGAAGTGCGCGGGGTTGCGAAACTGATCCGCCCTGGGGACCGCATTGATATTTATGCCGCGGTGGATTCCGGCAAGGGTGTGAACCAGCGCCGTGAAGTCTTCACCATGATGAACGACGTGGTCGTTCTGGCAACGGGTGTGAGTGTTGTGAACAACATTCCCCGCATGTTTGAACTGGATTCAACCGGAAAGAATCTGACACAGATCGCCCTGACTGGTGACACCAAGTACACCACGATCACGGTCGAAGCGACTCCGAAAGAGGCGCAGGATCTGTTCTATATTCTTTCCACGGCTCCGGGGAACCTGTTCATGGCTTTGAGAAATCCAAGCGACAGAACAATTCCACCGCGCATGCCAAGTTCGACGTCTGACAGTGTATTGGGAAAACCGATGGTCTCTATGGACGCTCCGGCCGCACCGGCAATCGCGATGCCGCCACGACCTTACGTACCACCGGTTCAACAACAGAGGGCAGCACCTCCGCCAGCACAAAGACCACGCGCCAACGGGTTTCAAACTTTGTAA
- a CDS encoding succinylglutamate-semialdehyde dehydrogenase, translating to MSTTIFPIKYKGDFINGRFVPVSKGDGEFKDISPADLSDLVMTVPFKHDHIDEACVAAKKAYTGWAMLSVDERRGYLMRLKELFDSHAEQMAQVISRDTGKPTWEALTEAKALGAKIDITLNQSLNLVAEERIPNALPQVEGVIRYRSRGVMAVVGPFNFPAHLPNGHIIPALIAGNTVVFKPSEQTPAVGQFMAEIYEKAQFPPGVFNLVQGDGAAGGRLVASEHVDGILFTGSYEVGLKIKQETLTHYWKILALEMGGKNATVVWDDADMDKAIYESLVGSYMTAGQRCSCTSRIILHPKIAEEFTERFYQAAKKLTIGHWTENNFMGPLINEAAVEKYIRFQEIANRENCESLMRGKALDLKHKGYYVTPSIHLVNKFDPNSVYQKSEIFGPNVAIYQSDNFEEAMNIVNSSGYGLVMALFSKNKELYEQALLKARVGLLNWNRTTNGSSSRLPFGGMGKSGNDRPSAHFAIQYCTVPVASLEDATPFDPTKILPGMNLDMK from the coding sequence ATGAGCACCACCATCTTCCCAATCAAATACAAAGGTGACTTTATCAACGGACGTTTTGTTCCGGTCAGCAAAGGGGACGGCGAATTTAAGGACATCAGTCCTGCGGATCTGTCGGACCTGGTCATGACGGTGCCATTTAAACACGACCACATCGATGAGGCTTGCGTGGCCGCAAAGAAAGCCTATACAGGCTGGGCGATGCTGTCTGTGGACGAGCGCCGCGGTTATCTGATGCGTTTGAAAGAGCTTTTTGATTCCCACGCTGAACAAATGGCGCAGGTGATTTCCCGTGATACGGGTAAACCAACTTGGGAAGCATTGACTGAAGCAAAAGCCCTGGGCGCAAAAATCGACATCACTTTGAATCAGTCATTGAATCTGGTGGCGGAAGAAAGAATCCCCAACGCTCTTCCACAGGTGGAAGGTGTGATCCGTTATCGCTCCCGCGGGGTGATGGCGGTGGTGGGTCCGTTCAACTTCCCGGCGCATTTGCCGAATGGTCATATCATTCCGGCTTTGATCGCAGGCAACACAGTCGTATTCAAACCTTCTGAACAAACTCCGGCCGTGGGTCAGTTTATGGCTGAAATCTATGAAAAAGCCCAGTTCCCTCCGGGTGTATTCAACCTGGTTCAGGGCGATGGCGCTGCGGGCGGCCGCCTGGTGGCAAGCGAGCACGTGGACGGTATCTTGTTCACGGGTTCTTATGAAGTCGGTTTGAAAATCAAACAGGAAACCCTGACACACTACTGGAAAATTCTGGCTCTTGAAATGGGCGGCAAGAACGCCACAGTTGTCTGGGATGACGCTGATATGGACAAGGCGATCTATGAAAGCCTTGTGGGTTCATACATGACTGCGGGTCAGCGCTGCTCCTGCACCAGCCGAATCATTCTGCATCCGAAAATCGCCGAAGAATTCACAGAAAGATTCTATCAGGCAGCGAAAAAACTGACGATTGGTCACTGGACAGAAAACAACTTCATGGGTCCATTGATCAATGAAGCGGCGGTGGAAAAATACATTCGCTTCCAGGAAATCGCCAATCGCGAAAATTGTGAAAGCCTGATGCGTGGTAAAGCGCTGGATTTGAAACACAAAGGTTACTATGTAACGCCGTCGATCCATCTGGTGAACAAGTTTGATCCAAACAGTGTTTATCAGAAAAGCGAGATCTTTGGTCCGAACGTGGCAATCTATCAGTCTGACAACTTTGAAGAGGCGATGAACATCGTGAACTCTTCTGGATATGGCCTGGTGATGGCGCTGTTCTCCAAGAACAAGGAACTTTACGAGCAGGCTTTGTTGAAGGCTCGTGTCGGTCTTCTGAACTGGAATCGCACGACAAACGGATCCAGCTCCCGTCTGCCGTTTGGTGGCATGGGTAAATCCGGCAATGACCGTCCGTCCGCGCACTTTGCAATTCAGTATTGCACAGTTCCGGTTGCAAGCCTTGAAGATGCGACTCCTTTTGACCCGACAAAAATTCTGCCGGGCATGAACTTGGATATGAAGTAA
- a CDS encoding outer membrane protein assembly factor BamD, which yields MLKTLRVIVILAALGTLVSCASTEKNSNTPEGAFAIAEEYDKSERYEEAIRRYTEVKNKFPYSNFATKAELAIADVYYKQESFAEAQVSYQMFKELHPTVPNSDYVQFRIGMSYYNQLPSTIDRDLTLANDTILNLSDLIKKYPNSEFVNEAKEKRTAAIRMLAEKEEYIADFYFKRKIFDSALGRYEGLYNNYRGLGFDAKALSRATISAQKIGDTAKAKKYEAVLARDFPGSRELKDAEKELE from the coding sequence ATGTTGAAAACGCTCCGAGTCATAGTCATTCTCGCGGCCTTGGGAACTCTTGTTTCCTGCGCCTCCACTGAAAAGAACTCCAATACGCCGGAAGGGGCTTTCGCCATTGCGGAAGAGTACGACAAATCTGAGCGTTATGAAGAAGCCATCCGTCGCTACACTGAAGTAAAAAACAAATTCCCGTACAGCAACTTTGCCACCAAGGCCGAACTTGCGATTGCGGATGTTTACTACAAACAGGAATCCTTCGCAGAAGCGCAAGTGTCTTACCAGATGTTCAAAGAGCTTCACCCGACGGTGCCGAATTCTGATTACGTTCAGTTCCGCATCGGCATGAGCTATTACAACCAGCTTCCTTCCACCATTGACCGCGATCTAACTCTGGCCAATGACACGATCTTGAATCTTTCTGATTTGATTAAGAAATATCCGAACTCTGAGTTCGTAAACGAAGCCAAAGAAAAGCGCACGGCGGCGATTCGCATGCTGGCGGAAAAAGAAGAATACATCGCGGATTTCTATTTCAAACGCAAAATCTTCGACAGTGCTCTGGGCCGCTACGAGGGCTTGTACAACAACTATCGCGGACTTGGCTTTGATGCCAAAGCCCTTTCCCGTGCCACGATCTCGGCACAGAAAATCGGCGATACCGCCAAGGCAAAAAAATACGAAGCCGTTCTGGCCCGTGACTTCCCTGGCAGCCGTGAACTGAAAGACGCCGAAAAGGAGCTTGAGTAA
- the hpt gene encoding hypoxanthine phosphoribosyltransferase — MAQLKDQMVPFLTNDEIKDLVETLADQIEADYEGKEIVFICPLRGSIHFTADLMRKVDLPQQVDFVHVQAVERGGAIKIVKDISVNIAGKHVIVVEEIIDTGRTLSFLRSRLFASAPASLKIVTLLDKPARRELPIKADYIGKTIEDRYVVGYGMDSEELGRNYPDIYALKN, encoded by the coding sequence ATGGCACAACTTAAAGATCAAATGGTTCCCTTCCTGACAAACGACGAGATCAAAGACCTTGTCGAGACTCTGGCTGACCAAATCGAGGCTGACTATGAAGGAAAGGAAATTGTGTTCATCTGCCCTCTGCGCGGATCCATCCACTTCACTGCGGATTTGATGCGTAAAGTGGACCTGCCTCAGCAAGTGGACTTCGTTCACGTGCAGGCGGTTGAACGCGGTGGCGCGATCAAGATCGTTAAAGACATCTCTGTAAACATCGCGGGCAAACACGTGATCGTGGTTGAAGAAATCATCGACACCGGCAGAACCTTGAGCTTCCTAAGAAGCCGTCTGTTTGCATCTGCTCCGGCCTCATTGAAGATCGTGACCCTGCTGGATAAACCTGCACGCCGTGAACTGCCAATCAAAGCTGACTACATCGGGAAGACTATTGAAGACCGTTATGTTGTTGGATACGGGATGGATTCCGAAGAGCTCGGCAGAAATTATCCGGATATTTACGCGCTTAAAAACTAA
- a CDS encoding tetratricopeptide repeat protein produces MNALHDDMLSEARGYFINGNYKMAEPILNQMLLQNTRNPEVYQMLATIFYDKGQFSKAIKTFRRALEIDPTYTDASVGLSIILNDLGKYDEGKQVFLDAQSQLEKKSGKQDPFVDEKIASKHEELADLYYQYKRYNEALEQLLKAQKLSSRKAEITMRIAEVHVQLGQGDRAIKDLKSLIREYPHLIPARLKLGAIYYNSNNIAEATEQWENILIRDPQHPEALRYLKMAQAAGITSIDL; encoded by the coding sequence ATGAACGCTCTTCATGACGATATGCTCTCTGAAGCCCGTGGATACTTTATCAACGGGAACTACAAGATGGCCGAGCCGATTCTGAACCAAATGCTTCTGCAGAACACCCGCAACCCGGAAGTTTATCAGATGCTGGCGACGATCTTTTACGACAAAGGCCAGTTCAGCAAGGCGATCAAAACCTTCCGCCGCGCTTTGGAAATTGATCCCACTTACACTGACGCCAGCGTGGGTTTGTCGATTATCTTGAATGATCTGGGCAAATACGATGAAGGCAAACAGGTGTTCCTGGATGCTCAATCCCAGCTGGAGAAAAAATCCGGTAAGCAGGACCCGTTTGTGGACGAAAAAATCGCCTCCAAACACGAAGAGCTGGCGGACCTGTATTATCAGTACAAACGCTACAACGAAGCTTTGGAACAACTGCTGAAAGCGCAGAAGCTTTCCAGCAGAAAAGCCGAAATCACCATGCGCATTGCTGAAGTTCATGTGCAACTGGGCCAGGGTGACCGTGCGATCAAGGATCTGAAGTCCCTGATTCGCGAATACCCACACCTTATTCCAGCTCGCCTAAAGCTTGGGGCGATTTACTACAACTCAAACAATATTGCTGAAGCCACTGAACAATGGGAGAATATCCTTATTCGGGATCCGCAACATCCCGAGGCTTTGCGCTATCTGAAAATGGCGCAGGCTGCTGGCATCACTTCCATCGACTTGTAA
- a CDS encoding arginine N-succinyltransferase produces MSFIIRPVHHDDLNQLVDLAKQFNLLNLPGDKKVIGEKIDRSEQSFAGKLSKTQSEYLFVLEDVEEKYVVGSSLVLAKHGNDEVPHSYFKIFKRDHFSQDLGVGFIHQVLRFQLDFDGPTEIGGLLVDKSYRRRPEKLGKQISLSRFLYMGLYPERFEDRVLCELTPPLTDEGRSEFWEALGRRFTGLPYQEADLLSQSHKEFIESLFPQDDIYLCLLDAKARLVLGRVGEATKPAQHLLESIGFSYLDEVDPFDGGPHYGANVSQILPITQGRRLRVTEFKDAAYKEQGLVATTGEDFKASLASADIRGNDVALAPKVRQLLGIETGEEIYMSPFNYNRGK; encoded by the coding sequence ATGAGTTTCATAATACGTCCGGTACATCACGATGATTTGAATCAACTGGTGGACCTCGCCAAGCAGTTCAATTTATTGAACCTGCCAGGCGATAAAAAAGTGATCGGTGAAAAGATCGATCGCAGTGAACAGTCGTTTGCAGGCAAACTTTCCAAAACCCAGTCCGAATATCTTTTCGTTCTGGAAGACGTCGAAGAAAAATACGTCGTGGGAAGTTCCCTGGTTCTGGCCAAACACGGTAACGACGAAGTTCCCCACAGTTATTTCAAAATTTTCAAACGTGACCACTTTTCCCAGGACTTGGGAGTGGGCTTTATTCATCAAGTTTTGCGCTTTCAGCTGGATTTTGACGGTCCAACAGAAATCGGAGGACTTCTTGTTGATAAGTCTTACAGACGTCGTCCGGAAAAGCTGGGAAAGCAGATCAGTCTTTCCCGTTTCCTGTATATGGGTCTTTATCCGGAACGTTTTGAAGATCGCGTGTTGTGTGAACTGACGCCGCCATTGACAGATGAGGGCCGCAGTGAATTCTGGGAGGCCCTGGGCCGCCGGTTCACGGGCCTTCCGTATCAGGAAGCGGATTTGTTGTCCCAGTCTCACAAGGAATTTATCGAAAGCCTGTTCCCGCAAGATGACATTTACCTGTGTCTGCTGGATGCAAAAGCGCGTCTGGTACTGGGGCGTGTGGGTGAAGCCACGAAGCCTGCTCAGCATCTTCTGGAAAGCATCGGCTTTAGCTATCTTGATGAGGTCGATCCTTTTGACGGCGGTCCTCACTATGGTGCAAACGTGTCCCAGATTCTGCCAATCACTCAAGGTCGTCGTTTGCGTGTGACCGAATTCAAAGATGCTGCTTACAAAGAGCAGGGTCTGGTGGCCACTACCGGCGAGGACTTTAAAGCTTCGTTGGCTTCTGCGGATATCCGTGGCAACGACGTGGCGTTGGCGCCGAAAGTGCGTCAGCTTTTGGGTATTGAAACCGGCGAAGAAATTTATATGTCTCCATTTAATTACAACAGAGGAAAATAG
- a CDS encoding Flp1 family type IVb pilin, with protein MKKFKNFSKKLLKNERGQGATEYILLLVVVVALVVIFKDKIKSAMEEKVGSLASDITGFTGN; from the coding sequence ATGAAGAAGTTTAAGAACTTTTCCAAGAAGCTATTGAAGAATGAACGCGGCCAAGGTGCGACAGAATACATCCTGTTGCTGGTGGTTGTAGTCGCTTTGGTGGTTATCTTCAAAGATAAAATCAAAAGCGCAATGGAAGAAAAAGTGGGTTCATTGGCTAGTGATATCACAGGCTTCACCGGTAACTGA
- a CDS encoding methyl-accepting chemotaxis protein yields the protein MAGVTNAENVAKNFKLTIYILAATIGISLLLGLLVSIWNIRKVQKSLNLVAGGLDESSSTIRNRATELVTSSDQISSSSTSTAASLEEIVASMEELTATVRQNSLNSTQAADISIEGQRSVDEGQKKLELLVQVISEISNNSKKIEEILTMIDDIAFQTNLLALNAAVEAARAGEQGKGFAVVADAVRALAQKSAGAAKEISGLIHEATEKSKQGVNLAAESESALKVIVQNTRKVSELIQTVAQGSHEQSQGIEQMNKALTEIDQSLQGVASSMGAVTGSTEDMQTQSEELHKMMCELHILVGHKEDINKENETKHGPEEIESAI from the coding sequence ATGGCGGGCGTCACGAACGCTGAGAACGTCGCCAAAAACTTCAAGCTGACCATCTACATTCTCGCAGCCACAATCGGCATCAGTCTTTTGCTGGGGCTGTTGGTCAGCATCTGGAATATCCGCAAAGTGCAAAAGTCCCTGAATCTGGTGGCGGGAGGTTTGGATGAAAGCTCCTCAACCATTCGTAACCGCGCCACGGAACTGGTTACCTCCAGTGATCAGATTTCCTCAAGCTCCACTTCCACAGCGGCCTCTTTGGAAGAAATCGTGGCTTCGATGGAAGAACTGACCGCGACGGTGCGACAGAACTCTTTGAACTCTACGCAGGCGGCTGACATTTCCATCGAGGGTCAGCGCAGTGTTGATGAGGGGCAGAAGAAGCTGGAACTGCTGGTTCAGGTCATCAGTGAAATCTCAAACAACTCGAAAAAAATCGAAGAGATCCTGACCATGATCGACGATATTGCCTTTCAGACGAATTTGCTGGCGCTGAATGCGGCAGTTGAAGCCGCCCGCGCCGGTGAACAGGGAAAAGGATTTGCCGTCGTGGCCGACGCGGTTCGCGCACTGGCGCAAAAAAGTGCCGGCGCCGCCAAAGAGATCAGCGGTCTGATTCATGAAGCCACTGAGAAATCCAAACAGGGCGTGAATCTGGCGGCCGAAAGCGAGTCCGCGCTGAAAGTCATCGTTCAGAATACCCGTAAAGTGTCAGAGCTTATTCAGACCGTCGCGCAAGGGTCCCATGAACAATCCCAGGGAATTGAGCAAATGAACAAGGCTTTGACCGAAATTGACCAAAGCCTGCAGGGTGTGGCGTCTTCGATGGGTGCTGTCACCGGATCCACTGAAGACATGCAAACCCAGTCTGAAGAATTACACAAAATGATGTGCGAACTTCACATTCTGGTCGGACATAAAGAAGATATAAACAAAGAAAACGAAACCAAACACGGACCCGAGGAAATCGAGTCCGCCATTTAA
- a CDS encoding aminotransferase class III-fold pyridoxal phosphate-dependent enzyme: MSSLVGHQIQQSDKIKSMVQDLVGEVGKLNAQITGIRPAMDEFKDSGKQKIDLAGQFRGRPLHYPYMGTGAGRGPYVELEDGSVKLDLINGIGIHLMGHSHPRVIAAAVRGSLADILTQGNLQPNNEYRLFTEKIVKLASKKSRMKYAWIATCGTMANENALKLSRQKNSPARFVMGFKDAFAGRSTMMAEVTDNPAYKQGLPEYHEVLRVPFFDKRDPKSGEKALNVMKEHVAKHEGNISVFGFEPMLGEGGYQAAPREFFIPLLDFCKSKNIAIWADEVQTFTRTGEYFAFETLDIGQYVDICTIAKTAQVGATLYTEEYNPKPGLIAGTFSGSTPSLTAGMEMLDMLGEGFLGPQGRINQIHRRFIDGINRLNETTCKGIAQDAGGMGLMIAFTPHDGKKESVNAFLNKLFQNGVIAFPCGKDPVRARFLVPAIIEDADIDIALKAIEKTLLEGV, from the coding sequence ATGAGTTCTCTTGTAGGTCATCAGATACAGCAATCCGATAAAATCAAATCCATGGTTCAGGATCTTGTTGGCGAAGTTGGAAAGCTGAACGCACAGATCACTGGCATTCGCCCCGCAATGGATGAGTTTAAAGATTCTGGAAAACAAAAGATTGATCTTGCCGGTCAGTTCCGTGGTCGTCCTTTGCACTATCCGTACATGGGCACGGGTGCAGGTCGCGGTCCTTACGTTGAGCTTGAAGACGGCAGCGTGAAACTGGATTTGATCAACGGTATCGGTATTCACCTGATGGGCCATTCTCACCCACGTGTGATTGCGGCCGCTGTGCGCGGATCTTTGGCGGACATTCTGACTCAAGGCAATTTGCAGCCGAACAACGAATACCGCCTGTTCACTGAAAAAATCGTTAAGCTGGCCAGTAAAAAAAGCCGCATGAAATATGCATGGATCGCCACTTGCGGCACCATGGCCAATGAAAATGCGCTGAAACTTTCCCGTCAGAAAAATTCCCCGGCTCGTTTCGTGATGGGCTTTAAAGACGCTTTCGCGGGTCGTTCCACAATGATGGCGGAAGTCACTGACAACCCGGCTTACAAGCAGGGTTTGCCAGAATATCACGAAGTTCTGCGTGTGCCGTTCTTTGATAAACGCGATCCGAAATCCGGTGAAAAAGCTTTGAACGTGATGAAAGAGCACGTGGCAAAACATGAAGGCAACATTTCTGTCTTTGGTTTTGAACCAATGCTGGGTGAGGGCGGTTATCAGGCAGCTCCTCGCGAATTCTTCATTCCACTTCTGGATTTCTGTAAATCCAAAAACATCGCTATCTGGGCGGACGAGGTTCAGACCTTCACGCGCACGGGCGAATACTTTGCTTTTGAAACTTTGGATATCGGTCAGTACGTCGACATCTGCACGATTGCAAAAACAGCGCAGGTGGGTGCGACTCTTTACACTGAAGAATACAATCCAAAACCAGGTCTGATCGCGGGCACGTTCTCTGGCTCCACACCTTCCTTGACGGCGGGTATGGAAATGCTGGACATGCTGGGTGAAGGATTCCTGGGTCCTCAGGGTCGTATCAATCAGATTCACAGACGTTTCATCGACGGCATCAACCGTTTGAATGAAACCACATGCAAAGGCATCGCTCAGGATGCGGGTGGTATGGGTCTGATGATCGCGTTCACTCCGCACGACGGCAAAAAAGAAAGCGTGAATGCATTCCTGAATAAACTGTTCCAAAACGGCGTGATCGCTTTCCCTTGCGGTAAAGATCCGGTGCGCGCGCGTTTCCTGGTGCCGGCGATCATTGAAGACGCGGACATCGACATCGCCCTGAAAGCGATTGAAAAAACTTTGCTTGAAGGAGTCTAG
- a CDS encoding M20/M25/M40 family metallo-hydrolase, with product MDFIEACRQLIAIDSSPTHGNKELSKWVAAFCRQRGLHVEEQEEVVGDLEQANVIARPVAERPEAEFLLQTHLDTVDPGPFSLWTDTGSNPFDAHIIDGKIYGLGAADVKLDFLCKLEALASFGADRAWRLPPVLVGTFGEESGMQGALKLIRKNKISAKMALIGEPSDLRVINAAKGFASVEIHVPFSDEEMRYREEHNMRESTSTQSKIFRGKAAHSSTPHLGESAIAKMFEYLMMLPDSVNVMEMDGGINFNTVPSHAFLEIDMVTQIAEPISRKIANIYRAVKALELEFLDHKDDDFYPTTPTLNIGLIRTNEGDIQISGSCRIPPVITHEIYEGWMDRLRQVCEANGATFRVNDYKKPFRTEVTSILAKGCLDELRAMGLDDKPITQASTNEASIFSRVGIECVCFGPGKREGNVHTPQEHVLIEDLHKAIEFYKRIIERFCL from the coding sequence TTGGACTTCATCGAGGCCTGCCGACAACTGATCGCTATCGACAGCTCACCCACCCACGGCAATAAAGAATTGTCCAAGTGGGTGGCGGCCTTTTGCCGTCAGCGTGGATTGCACGTTGAAGAACAAGAGGAAGTTGTCGGGGACCTTGAGCAGGCAAATGTGATTGCCCGCCCCGTGGCAGAGCGCCCGGAAGCTGAGTTCCTGCTGCAAACGCATCTGGATACAGTGGACCCCGGGCCTTTTTCGCTTTGGACGGACACGGGCAGCAATCCGTTTGATGCGCATATCATCGATGGAAAAATCTACGGCCTGGGGGCTGCGGATGTGAAGCTGGATTTCCTTTGCAAACTGGAAGCTCTGGCGTCTTTCGGTGCCGACCGTGCGTGGCGTTTGCCGCCGGTGCTGGTTGGAACCTTTGGTGAAGAATCCGGCATGCAGGGGGCCCTGAAACTGATTCGCAAAAACAAGATTTCTGCGAAGATGGCCTTGATCGGGGAGCCCAGCGACTTGCGCGTGATTAATGCGGCCAAGGGTTTTGCCAGTGTTGAAATTCACGTGCCGTTCTCGGATGAAGAGATGCGCTATCGTGAAGAACACAACATGCGTGAAAGCACCTCGACACAGTCGAAAATTTTCCGCGGCAAGGCGGCCCACTCTTCCACTCCTCATTTGGGGGAAAGTGCGATTGCCAAGATGTTTGAATATCTCATGATGCTGCCGGATTCGGTGAACGTCATGGAGATGGATGGCGGCATTAACTTTAACACCGTTCCCAGTCATGCATTTTTGGAAATCGATATGGTGACCCAGATTGCCGAACCTATTTCCCGCAAGATTGCCAATATCTATCGCGCGGTGAAGGCTTTGGAGCTGGAGTTTTTGGATCACAAGGATGATGATTTTTATCCGACGACGCCGACACTGAATATTGGACTTATCCGCACGAATGAAGGTGACATTCAGATTTCTGGTTCCTGCCGTATCCCTCCGGTGATCACGCATGAAATCTATGAAGGCTGGATGGATCGTCTGCGCCAGGTGTGCGAAGCCAACGGCGCCACCTTCCGCGTGAATGATTATAAAAAACCCTTCCGAACCGAAGTGACTTCGATTCTGGCTAAGGGATGTCTGGATGAACTGCGGGCGATGGGTCTTGATGACAAGCCGATCACCCAGGCTTCGACGAACGAAGCCAGCATCTTCAGCCGCGTGGGCATTGAATGTGTGTGTTTCGGTCCCGGCAAAAGGGAAGGAAACGTACACACCCCTCAAGAGCATGTCTTGATTGAGGATCTACACAAAGCAATAGAGTTTTATAAAAGGATCATCGAAAGGTTTTGTTTATGA